A stretch of Pseudomonadota bacterium DNA encodes these proteins:
- the rpsB gene encoding 30S ribosomal protein S2, giving the protein MTDVSMRQMLEAGVHFGHQTRYWHPQMASYIFGERNKIHIINLEKTLPLFNEAMAFLRKMAARKGVILLVGTKRAAQEVVKAEGARCGMPYVNRRWMGGTLTNFRTVRRSAQRLRELESICGEENSGKLTKKELLRYRRELEKLERGLGGIKDMEAQPDAMFVVDVMHEKNAVAEARKLGIRVVAVVDTNSCPEGIDYIIPGNDDATRSIELYLRSAADAILDGRESIPEPMEGAGDEFVELNESGEPIVGPDVEDGRAAVRKKPPVRRRVIDKRVAQGPAGDGAAEAPATDVAGGDAAWGAETVAEAGEPALPGDA; this is encoded by the coding sequence ATGACAGACGTCAGCATGCGCCAGATGCTGGAGGCGGGTGTCCATTTCGGCCACCAGACCCGCTACTGGCATCCCCAGATGGCCTCGTACATCTTCGGGGAACGCAACAAGATCCACATCATCAATCTCGAGAAGACCCTGCCCCTCTTCAACGAGGCGATGGCCTTCCTGCGCAAGATGGCCGCGCGCAAGGGGGTCATCCTCCTGGTCGGCACCAAGCGCGCGGCCCAGGAGGTCGTCAAGGCCGAGGGCGCGCGCTGCGGAATGCCTTACGTCAACCGGCGCTGGATGGGGGGGACCCTCACCAATTTCCGCACGGTACGGCGCTCCGCGCAGCGCCTGCGCGAACTCGAGTCGATCTGCGGCGAAGAGAATTCCGGCAAGCTCACCAAGAAAGAGCTCTTGAGATACCGGCGCGAGCTCGAAAAGCTGGAACGCGGCCTCGGTGGCATCAAGGACATGGAGGCGCAGCCCGACGCGATGTTCGTCGTCGATGTGATGCACGAAAAGAACGCCGTGGCCGAGGCGCGCAAGCTCGGTATCCGGGTCGTGGCGGTGGTCGATACCAACAGTTGCCCGGAGGGCATCGATTACATCATCCCGGGCAATGACGACGCCACCCGCTCTATCGAGCTTTATCTCAGGAGCGCCGCCGACGCGATCCTGGACGGGCGCGAGTCCATCCCCGAGCCGATGGAGGGGGCCGGCGACGAATTCGTCGAGCTCAACGAATCCGGCGAGCCCATCGTGGGTCCCGACGTGGAGGACGGGCGTGCCGCAGTCCGGAAGAAGCCCCCGGTGCGCAGGCGCGTGATCGACAAGCGCGTGGCGCAGGGGCCCGCGGGTGATGGCGCCGCGGAAGCTCCCGCCACCGACGTCGCCGGCGGCGACGCCGCCTGGGGTGCAGAGACCGTGGCAGAGGCCGGTGAGCCGGCGCTGCCCGGCGACGCGTAG
- the tsf gene encoding translation elongation factor Ts has product MEISATTVKTLRERTGAGMMECKKALITTAGDIEKAIDLMRTSGIAKAATKANRIAAEGVIAVTPNRKSLAPGLAAMVEVNCETDFVSRGDEFQAFAEAVAACVLRHRPIDLAALLALPLDPGADSVESARGGLIAKIGENITVRRFALMSAPKDGRVGVYRHGTRIGVLVALEGGDVATDLAKDIAMHIAWSRPVSISEADVPQALMDREREIFKAQAAETGKSHQVVEKIVAGKIEKFLNEVTLLGQPFVKATDKTPVARILADAKATVRGFERFEVGEGIQKKAMAEARGE; this is encoded by the coding sequence ATGGAGATCAGCGCGACGACGGTCAAGACCCTTCGGGAACGCACCGGGGCGGGGATGATGGAGTGCAAAAAGGCACTCATCACGACGGCCGGGGACATCGAAAAGGCTATCGATCTCATGCGCACCTCCGGCATCGCGAAGGCGGCCACCAAGGCAAACCGCATCGCCGCGGAGGGCGTGATCGCGGTGACCCCGAATCGAAAAAGCCTGGCACCGGGCCTCGCAGCCATGGTCGAGGTCAATTGCGAGACCGACTTCGTGTCCCGCGGCGATGAGTTCCAGGCCTTCGCGGAGGCCGTGGCCGCCTGTGTCCTCCGGCACCGGCCGATCGATCTCGCGGCCCTCCTGGCGTTGCCGCTCGATCCGGGCGCTGACAGCGTCGAGTCGGCCCGCGGCGGGCTCATCGCCAAGATCGGCGAGAACATCACCGTGCGGCGTTTCGCCCTCATGAGTGCGCCAAAGGACGGCCGGGTGGGCGTCTACCGCCACGGCACCCGGATCGGCGTGTTGGTGGCGCTCGAGGGTGGCGATGTCGCGACGGATCTTGCCAAGGATATCGCCATGCACATCGCCTGGAGCCGGCCGGTGTCTATCAGTGAAGCGGATGTGCCGCAGGCGCTTATGGACCGCGAGCGCGAGATCTTCAAGGCCCAGGCCGCCGAGACCGGGAAGTCCCACCAGGTCGTCGAAAAGATCGTGGCCGGAAAAATCGAGAAGTTCCTGAATGAGGTCACCCTCCTCGGCCAACCGTTCGTGAAGGCCACCGACAAGACACCGGTCGCCCGGATCCTGGCCGATGCCAAGGCCACGGTGCGGGGTTTCGAGCGCTTCGAGGTCGGTGAGGGCATCCAAAAAAAGGCCATGGCAGAGGCCCGTGGCGAATAG
- the pyrH gene encoding UMP kinase, whose product MSGEALMGASDYGIDPDVIQRLAEEVKDLVICGIQVGIVIGGGNLLRGQGLAAKGMDRVTADQMGMLGTLINALALQDALERIGLYARVMSAIRVHQICEEYIRRRAVRHLEKGRVVVFAAGTGNPFFTTDSAASLRAIEIDADLMIKATKVDGVYSSDPRQDRDARRYEHLDYDQVLMDRLGVMDATAVVLCRDNAVPLRVLDMTKPGAMMRAVMGEPEGTLVTSTAHSRKAL is encoded by the coding sequence ATGAGCGGAGAGGCGCTCATGGGGGCAAGCGATTACGGCATCGACCCCGACGTCATTCAGCGTCTGGCGGAGGAAGTCAAGGACTTGGTGATCTGCGGCATCCAGGTGGGTATCGTGATCGGCGGCGGCAACCTGTTGCGCGGACAAGGGCTCGCGGCCAAGGGCATGGACCGCGTCACGGCCGACCAGATGGGCATGCTCGGGACCTTGATCAACGCCCTGGCGCTGCAGGACGCGCTGGAGCGGATCGGCCTCTACGCACGGGTGATGTCCGCCATCCGCGTCCACCAGATCTGCGAGGAGTACATCCGGCGCCGCGCAGTCCGACACCTCGAGAAGGGGCGCGTGGTGGTGTTCGCGGCGGGCACCGGCAACCCGTTCTTCACCACCGATTCGGCCGCGAGCTTGCGGGCCATCGAGATCGACGCCGATCTCATGATCAAGGCCACCAAGGTGGATGGGGTTTATTCCTCGGACCCGCGGCAGGATCGCGACGCGCGGCGTTACGAGCATCTGGACTACGACCAGGTCCTCATGGACCGGCTCGGTGTGATGGACGCCACGGCCGTGGTGCTGTGCCGTGACAACGCCGTGCCCTTGAGGGTCCTGGACATGACCAAGCCGGGGGCGATGATGCGCGCGGTCATGGGCGAGCCCGAGGGCACGCTGGTCACAAGCACGGCCCATTCGCGGAAGGCCCTATAA
- the frr gene encoding ribosome recycling factor: protein MTPIDDILRDAGNRMDKAIEALQHELAKVRTGRAHTSLLDHIKVEYYGSEVPIGQAATISVVDARTLSVSAWDKGLTKALEKAIRQSDLGLNPAVAGDVIRIPLPPLTEERRRDLIRVVRHEVEQARVAIRNIRRDANHHLKELVKDKDISEDDERRAEEKTQRMTDEHVARVEVSLAAKERELLEI from the coding sequence ATGACACCCATCGACGACATCCTTCGCGATGCGGGGAACCGCATGGACAAGGCCATCGAGGCCTTGCAGCACGAGTTGGCCAAGGTCCGCACGGGGCGCGCCCACACGAGCCTCCTCGACCATATCAAAGTCGAGTATTACGGCTCGGAGGTACCGATCGGCCAGGCGGCGACCATCTCGGTGGTGGATGCCAGGACGCTCTCGGTATCGGCGTGGGACAAGGGCCTGACCAAGGCCCTGGAGAAGGCCATCCGCCAGTCCGACCTCGGGCTCAACCCGGCGGTCGCTGGGGACGTGATCCGTATCCCGCTCCCGCCCCTGACCGAAGAGCGCCGTCGCGACCTCATCCGCGTGGTCCGCCACGAGGTCGAGCAGGCGCGCGTCGCGATCCGCAACATCCGGCGCGATGCCAACCATCACCTCAAGGAGTTGGTCAAGGACAAGGACATCTCCGAGGATGACGAGCGGCGCGCCGAGGAGAAGACCCAGCGCATGACCGACGAACACGTCGCTCGGGTCGAGGTGAGCCTCGCCGCCAAAGAAAGGGAGCTCCTGGAGATCTAG